In the Vogesella sp. XCS3 genome, AGACTCAGCGAAGTTGAAATGTTTGTGAAGATGCAATCTACCCGCTGCTAGACGGAAAGACCCCGTGAACCTTTACTGTAGCTTTGCATTGGACTTTGAACAGACTTGTGTAGGATAGGTGGGAGGCTATGAAGCTGGAACGCTAGTTTCAGTGGAGCCGTCCTTGAAATACCACCCTGGTGTGTTTGAGGTTCTAACCTTGGTCCGTGATCCGGATCGGGGACAGTGCATGGTAGGCAGTTTGACTGGGGCGGTCTCCTCCCAAAGTGTAACGGAGGAGTTCGAAGGTTACCTAGGTACGGTCGGAAATCGTGCTGATAGTGCAATGGCAAAAGGTAGCTTAACTGCGAGACCGACAAGTCGAGCAGGTGCGAAAGCAGGACATAGTGATCCGGTGGTTCTGAATGGAAGGGCCATCGCTCAACGGATAAAAGGTACTCCGGGGATAACAGGCTGATTCCGCCCAAGAGTTCACATCGACGGCGGAGTTTGGCACCTCGATGTCGGCTCATCACATCCTGGGGCTGTAGCCGGTCCCAAGGGTATGGCTGTTCGCCATTTAAAGTGGTACGTGAGCTGGGTTCAAAACGTCGTGAGACAGTTTGGTCCCTATCTGCAGTGGGCGTTGGAAGTTTGACGGGGGCTGCTCCTAGTACGAGAGGACCGGAGTGGACGAACCTCTGGTGTACCGGTTGTGACGCCAGTCGCATCGCCGGGTAGCTAAGTTCGGAAGAGATAACCGCTGAAAGCATCTAAGCGGGAAACTTGCCTGAAGATGAGACTTCCCTGGAGGCTTGACCTCCCTGAAGAGTCGTTCGAGACCAGGACGTTGATAGGTCGGGTGTGGAAGCGCTGTGAGGCGTTAAGCTAACCGATACTAATTGCTCGTGAGGCTTGATCCTATCATTTGAGTTGCTTTGTTGATGATGAAGCGCTGGTTGATACAAGAAAATTCTACCGGCTGGAAGGTTTCCAGCCTGGCTTCTTCAAGTTTGTGACAGTTTATGTCTGGTGGCCATAGCGAGGTGGTCCCACGCCTTCCCATTCCGAACAGGACCGTGAAACGCCTCAGCGCCGATGATAGTGCAGATTCCTGTGTGAAAGTAGGACACCGCCAGACGCCCCATACCGAAGCCCAGCTCATACGAGCTGGGCTTTTGCTTTGGTGCCGCGAAAACACCGCATGCACCCCGCGGCCAACCTTGGCCGCAGCCTGCCCACCCAACATAAAGCCCGCTTTCGCGGGCTTTATGTTGGGGGTCAGAAACAGCCAGTGTCTTTGCTTTCTGCATAAATGTTGACCCACTTTTTTAGCAATGCCGTTGAGGCGCCGTTATCGGCCATTTTTCTCAAGGCCTTGTCTATTTCTTTGATCACCTCGTCAGGTACGTGCTTACCGAAACCGATGTGAATCTTACTGACCGAAACCGGTTGAGGTAGATCCACAATAATGTTGGCGAGTTGCCGTTGCTTGAGATAAGCGACACCGACATACCTGCCGGTGATGAAGTAGTCGATACGGCCTAGTTCGAGTTTCCTGAAATTGCTCGCCATATCTTGTGCACTTTCTACCGTAAGGTTGGCCGCCAGATACTGGTCAAAGCCATCGCCAAAAATGTCACCCAAGCTGATGCCGCCACGATAGGGTTTAAGGCTATGCCAGCCCTGATAGGGTATGTTTTGACCTTTACGGACAAAAATGGCAATAGGGTTTTCGAAAGCGGGATTTTGGCTGAAGCGTAGATAGCGGGCGCGCTCGGCATTGATGCGCAAAGGCAGGACAATGTCTATTTGGCCATTTTCGGCACGTTGCAACACCCGCTTCCATGGGTAAAGTTGAGGGCGTAGTTTGACCTTTGCAGGCAAGATCAGTTGAAGCTGTTCTACGCTGGCACCGGTCAGGCCCTGATTGTCGCGGCACCAGTGATAGGGAGGGTAGTCGGGATTGCCGGAGTAGCTCAGTACTATAGCGTCTGCCGCACTTGCCACCCAAGCAGAGCATGCCAGGGTGGACAGTACGATGGCACGACTCACCAAGTTAACACCCATCAAGCCTCCTTCGGTTTCTCCTGGCGAGGGCTGGTCGTTATACGCCAGACCATGCAAAGAGCTGATGCTATTTCAGCATGCCTCGGCTGATTATAGTGAACACTTGCCGATATTGGCTGCGGGGATGCTGATTGGTTAGGCGGGTGTGGAAAGGCTTTGGAGGTGTGGTGGACGTCGAAGCGGGCGTATACGGTAGGCAAGATGCGGCACTACTGGCGATGCGCTATCCGTACCTTGTCGTGTTGGGCGCAGTGGCCAATGTTGGCTTAACGGCAGACTACGTGACCGTCTGCCTTCTGTTGCATGAGGCGACCAGCTAAATGCTTGTCAACGCAAGCAAACTGGCTGTGAGTGTGTCAAGCACAGGCATGGATCAGCTGCGTGCTCGCCATCAATAAGGCCCCCGTTTGCATGGCAAACGAGGGGGCGCTGTAAACGGTAAGGTTTTTTCCTCCGACCTGTAGACTGCCCTTTTTGGCGCAGGCTACAGGCTCGGTGGCGTGTCTATACGGTAGTGGCCAGTTTGCTGCGCAGGCGCTGTGTGACGGTCACCATGCGTTGCAGTGCTGCTTCGGCTTCGGGCCAGCCGCGGGTTTTCAGGCCGCAGTCCGGGTTGACCCACAGCCGTTGCGCGGGGATTACATCCAGTGCCTTGTTGAGCAGTTTCTCCAGTTCGTGTTCGGCTGGAATGCGCGGGCTGTGGATGTCGTACACGCCGGGGCCGATTTCGTTGGGGTAGGCAAAGCTGGCAAAATCACGCAGCAGTTCCATGTCCGAGCGCGAGGTTTCTATGGTAATCACGTCGGCGTCCAGTGCGGCGATGGCCGGCAGGATGTCGCCAAACTCCGAGTAGCACATATGGGTGTGAATCTGCGTGCTGTCATCGACGCGGGCGCACGACAGGCGGAACGCTTCGCCAGCCCAGGCCAGGTAGGCATCCCAGTCGGCACGCTTTAGCGGCAGGCCTTCGCGCACGGCTGGCTCGTCGATCTGGATCACTTTGATGCCGGCGTTTTCCAGGTCCAGTACTTCGTCGTTGATGGCGAGCGCAATCTGGCGGCACACCTCGCTGCGCGGCAGGTCATCGCGGACAAAGCTCCACTGCAGGATGGTTACCGGGCCGGTGAGCATACCTTTCACCGGGCGCGGGGTCAGGCTTTGGGCGTACACAGACCAGGCCACGGTCATGGCTTGCGGGCGGGCGACGTCGCCAAAAATCAGCGGCGGTTTCACGCAGCGGCTGCCATAGCTTTGCACCCAGCCGTATTCGGTAAAGGCAAAGCCTGCCAGCTGTTCGCCAAAGTACTCCACCATGTCGTTACGCTCGGCTTCGCCGTGCACTAGCACATCGATATCCAGTGCCTCCTGCTTGCGGATCACCAGCTCGATTTCGGCTTTCATGGCTTGTTGGTAAGCGGCGGCATCGAGCTCGCCGCGTTTGAAGGCGGCACGTGCGCTGCGGATCTCGGCGGTCTGCGGGAACGAGCCAATGGTGGTGGTAGGTAGCAGCGGCAGCTTCAGCCAGGCGGCCTGGGCAGCGGCGCGTACCGGGTAAGGGCTGTGGCGGCGGTCGCTGTTTGCCGGCAAGCTGGCCACGCGTTCGGCGACATCGGCACGGTGGATACGCGGGTGCTGGCGGCGTTGCTGGCTGGCAAAGTCGCTGGCGGCCAGCTCGTTGCTGATGCTGTCTTGCCCTTGCTGCAGGCCGCGTTTGAGCAGTTTGAGTTCGTTGAGCTTTTGTACTGAAAACGCCAGCCAGCTCTTCAGGTCTACATCCAGCTGCACTTCCTGCGCCAGATCTACCGGGGTATGCAGCAGGCTGCAGCTTGGGGCCAGCCATAGCTGATCGCCCAGCAGTTCGCGCAGCTTGGCGGCACTTGCCAGCGTGGCGGACAGGTTATTGCGCCAGATATTGCGGCCATCAATCAGGCCTGCCGACAGCACGCGGCCTTGCGGCCAACCTTGCAGCAGGGTGGCCAGCTGTTCCGGTGCACGCACCAAGTCCAGATGCACGCCGGCTAGTGGCAGGCTGTGCAGCAGGTCGGCATGCTCGGCCACGCTGCCGAAGTAGGTGGCCAGTAGCAGCTTGAGCGGCGTCGCCGCCAGCGTTTGATAGGTGATGTGGAAGGCGGCGAGCCATTCGGCCGGTAGGTCCAGCGCCAGGATGGGTTCGTCCAGCTGCACCCAGTCCACTTTCGCGTCGTTCAGCGCGCCCAGCAGCGCCTGGTAGCTGCGCAGCAGGGCCGGCAGCAGGCTGAGGCGATCGAAGTCGGCGCCTTTGCACTTGCCCAGCCACAGCAGGGTAAGCGGGCCGACCAGCACCGGCTTGGCTTTCAGGCCCAGCGCCTGCGCTTCGGCTACTTGTGCCAGCAACGGGGCGGGGTTGGCCGCAAAGGGGGTATTGGCGTGCCACTCCGGTACCAGGTAGTGGTAGTTGGTATCGAACCACTTGGTCATTTCCAGCGCATGCTGGCTGGCATTACCGCGTGCTAGCTCAAAGTACTGTGCCTGGCTGAGGTTGGCCGCATCGAAGCCGAAGCGCGGCGGGATAGCGCCAACCAGAATTTGCGCATCCAGTACGTGGTCGTACAAGGAGAAGTCGCCTACCGGGCTCAGGTCGACGCCGGCGCCTTTTTGCAGCAGCCAGTGGCGCTGGCGCAATTCGCGTGCGCCTTGCTGTAGCGCTTGCTCGCTGACGTCGCCACGCCAGTATTGCTCCAGCAGGAATTTCAGTTCGCGCTTGGCGCCGATGCGGGGAAAACCTAAAAGATGAACTTGGCTCATGTGGAATGCCTTTCGTGATGAATGTTGTGCATTCAGCATGCGGCAACTACAATCATGAAGCAATTTCATTATTTTAACGTTGATCATTAAGGTGGTTCATAATGCAAAGCCAGCTGGAACTCCGCCATCTAAAAACCCTGCTGGCGCTGGCCGAGTGCGGCAGCGTGTCGCAGGCGGCCAAGCGCGTATTCCTGACGCAGTCGGCGCTATCGCACCAGCTCAAAGCGCTGGAAGAGGCTTATGGCCTGGCCTTGTTCGAGCGCAAAACGCAGCCGCTGCGCTTTACCCCGGCTGGCGAGCGCTTGCTGGCGCTGGCGCGCGACGTGGCCGCGCGCGTGACGCAGGCCGAGCGCGACCTGGCACGGCTGCGTGAAGGCGAGGCGGGGGAGCTGCGCATTGCAGTGGAGTGCCATACCTGTTTTGACTGGCTGATGCCGGCGATGGACGCCTTTCGCCAGCACTGGCCGGCGGTGGAGCTGGATATCGTGTCCGGCTTTCACGCCGACCCGGTGGGTTTGCTGCTGACGCGGCGTGCCGACCTGGCCATTTGTTCGGAGGCGGAGCAGCAGGATGGTGTGGTCTACCAGCCCTTGTTTGCCTACGAGATGGTGCTGATCATGGCGAAAGATCATCCGCTGGCCGCCAAGCCGGTGTGGCAGGCCGGGGATTTTGCCGACGAAACGCTGATCCACTACCCGGTGCCGGATGTGATGCTGGACCTGGTGCGCAAGGTGCTGAAGCCGGCAGGGGTGAACCCTGCACGGCGCACCTCGGAGCTGACGG is a window encoding:
- a CDS encoding ABC transporter substrate-binding protein, with the protein product MGVNLVSRAIVLSTLACSAWVASAADAIVLSYSGNPDYPPYHWCRDNQGLTGASVEQLQLILPAKVKLRPQLYPWKRVLQRAENGQIDIVLPLRINAERARYLRFSQNPAFENPIAIFVRKGQNIPYQGWHSLKPYRGGISLGDIFGDGFDQYLAANLTVESAQDMASNFRKLELGRIDYFITGRYVGVAYLKQRQLANIIVDLPQPVSVSKIHIGFGKHVPDEVIKEIDKALRKMADNGASTALLKKWVNIYAESKDTGCF
- the metE gene encoding 5-methyltetrahydropteroyltriglutamate--homocysteine S-methyltransferase; the protein is MSQVHLLGFPRIGAKRELKFLLEQYWRGDVSEQALQQGARELRQRHWLLQKGAGVDLSPVGDFSLYDHVLDAQILVGAIPPRFGFDAANLSQAQYFELARGNASQHALEMTKWFDTNYHYLVPEWHANTPFAANPAPLLAQVAEAQALGLKAKPVLVGPLTLLWLGKCKGADFDRLSLLPALLRSYQALLGALNDAKVDWVQLDEPILALDLPAEWLAAFHITYQTLAATPLKLLLATYFGSVAEHADLLHSLPLAGVHLDLVRAPEQLATLLQGWPQGRVLSAGLIDGRNIWRNNLSATLASAAKLRELLGDQLWLAPSCSLLHTPVDLAQEVQLDVDLKSWLAFSVQKLNELKLLKRGLQQGQDSISNELAASDFASQQRRQHPRIHRADVAERVASLPANSDRRHSPYPVRAAAQAAWLKLPLLPTTTIGSFPQTAEIRSARAAFKRGELDAAAYQQAMKAEIELVIRKQEALDIDVLVHGEAERNDMVEYFGEQLAGFAFTEYGWVQSYGSRCVKPPLIFGDVARPQAMTVAWSVYAQSLTPRPVKGMLTGPVTILQWSFVRDDLPRSEVCRQIALAINDEVLDLENAGIKVIQIDEPAVREGLPLKRADWDAYLAWAGEAFRLSCARVDDSTQIHTHMCYSEFGDILPAIAALDADVITIETSRSDMELLRDFASFAYPNEIGPGVYDIHSPRIPAEHELEKLLNKALDVIPAQRLWVNPDCGLKTRGWPEAEAALQRMVTVTQRLRSKLATTV
- a CDS encoding LysR family transcriptional regulator encodes the protein MQSQLELRHLKTLLALAECGSVSQAAKRVFLTQSALSHQLKALEEAYGLALFERKTQPLRFTPAGERLLALARDVAARVTQAERDLARLREGEAGELRIAVECHTCFDWLMPAMDAFRQHWPAVELDIVSGFHADPVGLLLTRRADLAICSEAEQQDGVVYQPLFAYEMVLIMAKDHPLAAKPVWQAGDFADETLIHYPVPDVMLDLVRKVLKPAGVNPARRTSELTVAIIQLVASRRGVAAMPFWAVKPYLDRGYIASARIGDAGLQSELYAALRQDDAGLAYMHDFLHTVREQSFATLPGLSVLA